Part of the Actinomyces howellii genome, GACACTCCAGCACTCTTCCTTCTGCTCCTTCTGCGGGGGACCGCCGTGCGCATATCCTCCAGGGTGGCCCCGCCTAGTGTCGGACTGAACAACCACGATAGAGCCGGCCCAAGAATGGCTCCGTATATCATGCCGACAGCAGCCAAGAGGATGGAAGCCATCTCAGTTCTATACATGCGAGTTCCTCCGCCTTTCGATCGCCCCAGAGATTAGTGCGGACACAGCGGTTCCCGCGAACAGAAAAACAAGGTCGACGGCATGCTGGTCTATTATCGCCACGAGAGCCTGGGCAAAAGTCGGACATTCATTCACGATCGTCACCTCTCAAACTAGCTCTGATTACATTCTCGCGGAGAGAGCCTCGCCGAGCGCGCTCAGCGATCGCGCATCCCCCGGCAACAGATAGGCTCCTTCGTTCCACCCCATTTTGGAGCACATTGGAACGAGACTCTCCACGGTAAGTAACTTCAGCCCTACAACGTACATATCTATCAGTTCACCCTCGACCACTCCTTATCCTTGTTCCATTCTTGACTTCTGGACAGATATCGACATGCTAGCCGAAGAGTGCGACATGAACGAATAGGCCTTACAAAGAATGCCCCTATTTGCGGGCGCGCCACAACACCACGAACAGATAGAGCATTTGCTTGGACAAACCTAGTATTGCACACACAACCGCCACCTCCTCACCCGGCACAACACGACCCACGAAACTGCCCGATACGACTCACAATCCACCCAGAATGTCTCTGTGCCACTATGGGGTGAATGGCGTTTCTCGGACATGGCACCTTCTCCCTCCGGGAGACATGATCGGAGTGCTGGGCGTTATTCTACTTCGCGCTATTAGTGCGTCAGGCCGTCTACCTGCGGGCCAGGTGCTCGCGCTCGACCTCGTTGGGGGTGCGGCACCCGGGAGCCGAATGGAGACGTGCCTGATTCTATGTCAACTCAATCCAGGAGGCAATATCGTTCATGTATTTCTTGCACGTGGGGCATACCGTCCGATGCACCCTCTCATTCTCAAGAGCCGCGTCGAACGACTCTGCCCACGTCCGTTACCTTGTTGGTGGTTCCGGGTGGTCCGGGACTGGGCCAGCCGCTTCCGGCATGATGTCTTGCCCCTGTCGTTCGATGATCCGGGGGGTGTTGTCACCGGTCGTGGCGGGCGGATGGTGATCGCTGATGAGGGGAACGACCCGCTTGACGCGAGGTCCAACGCAGACGTGGGTGCGGGACCGTCTGCCTGGCCGGCTGACCCACCAACGCGTGAGAGGGAGCGCGCAGAAGTGGATATCGAGGACGTGGACGTCTTCGTCGGTACCGGGCGTGGGCAAGACCGAGCACTGGGCCACAGCCATGACCGCCGGCGGCAAGAAGGTCCTTGACAGGGCCCTACCCAACAGCGAGGACCGGCTGCGCGAGGTATACGAACGGCTCGGCGAGCACGGCCGGGTCCTGGTAGCGGTGGACCAGCCCGCCACCATCGGCGCGCTGGCAGTCGCCGTGGCTCAGGCCATGGGCATCACCGTGGGCTACCTGCCAGGCCTGTCGATGCGGCGCACCGACAGGCCTGACGCCGGGTAACGCCAAGACAGACGCGAAGGACGCCGCGGTGATCGCCCAGGCGGCCCGCACCATGCCCCACACCCTGCGCGCGATCGACACCAGCGACACGGACGCCGCCGCGTTGAGCATGCTCACCGGTGATGGCGCTGGCGTCGTCCTGGCCCGGCAGGACCAGCCAGGCCGAGGGCCGCATCCGGGGCCTGTACAGCCAGACCCCGTCCCGCCCTGGAGACCGTGCTGGGCAAGCGGCTCGAGCACGACGCGTGCCGGGTGGTCATCGCCACCTGGCCCACACCCGCCGCCCTGTGCAAGGCAGGCCGGGCCAGGATCAACGCCAAGCTCAAGGCCACGGGCGCTCGCCGCCACACCGCCTGGGCCCAGGACATCATCAACGCCCTGAGCAAGCAGACGGTCTTGGTCACCAGCACCGACGCCGCCGGCGTCGTCCTGCCCCACCTGGCCCGCCAGCTCATCGCCCACCCGCGCCCAACGCGACGACATCGCCGCGAAGGTCGAGGCCCTGGTAAAGGCCCACCCTCTTTACCCGGTCCTGACCACCCGTGCCCGGCATCGGGGTCCCGGCCGCCGCCGTCTTCCTGGCACAGACCCTCGGACGCTCCTTCGACACCGGCGCCCACCTGGCCTCCTACGCCGGCCTTACCCCCGTGACCCGACGGTCCGGCTCCTCGATCCGCGGCGAGTACGTCTCCCACTCCGGCAACAAGCGCCTCAAACGCGCCATGTTCCTCTCCGCCTTCGCCTCACTACGATCAGACCCCGCCTCCCGAACCTACTACGAGCGCAAGCGCGCCCAGGGCAAACGCCTTGGGCCAGGCCCTCATCGCCCTCGCCCACCGCCCCATCCTGACCCTACACGCCATGATCCGCGACGGAGCCCTATACGACCCACCAACACCAATCCAGCAACTACCCACCGCCGCTTGACACACCACATAGGGGCACCCCCCAGGCCAACGGAAGGGTCGAGCGATTCAATCGGACCCTGGCTGCTGAGGGGGCGCATGCCCGCACCTACACCAGCCATACCAAGCGCGAGGCCGCCTTCACCCAGTGGCCCCGCCACTACGATCACCACCGACCCCACACCGCCCTCGACAGCCAGCCTCCCGCACACCGCGCTCACAACCTCACAGGGAAGTACAACTATGCCAGGCCGGTGCCGCTCATGGCCCGCGCCCGGGTCATGAGCGGCACCATGCTCCTGAAGACCCGCGAGACGGAGGGCTGGGAGACGCCGTACATGCCGTGGCGCAGCAGCGCCACGGTGACCTCCACCTACTGCCCAACGCTCAGGCGACGCACTTTCAGACAATGGACCTGGCGCTCGCTAACCTCCTGGCCGCACCTGACTATCTCATAAACATCATTGTTGCACAACCCCGCGATAGACTGGTAATGCATCAATCACTCCCGCATGAGAATCGAGTGCGGTAACCCGACTCTCACACAAGACGACCGACACCCTCGTTAAACCACACAAACAACCTACCATGGATATCATCCTGACTCTCAACTCAACCACCATTACCCATACTTCCACTACAACACTTGCCGCCATCGCGATGAAACCATCGGATTCTGACAATTCCGGCACATTGCAACCAAGTCGCAACCTAGTCCGTATTCCGGGCGTCCGTCAGAACCTGATAGCGTTGCAGTGAAGACCACTGAAGAAACGGAGCCCACCATGGACCCAGTTGTTGCCACACTATTGGCAAACCTGGCTGAAATCTCAGCTAGAAACACGACATCCGCCATCATTGACAAGATAAATACCGCAAAAGCAAAGAAGCGGGACGAGGAGACCATCCAAATCCTCTCGGAGATCGTGAACGCACTTATTCAGGATCGCGAAGACCTCGTCACGGTCGCACAGGGACTCAAGCAGCAGCTTGTCTCACAGCAGATCAGCGATGACGATATCAAGCATATTGTCGAGACAGTAGTGCCGCTGATCGAAACGATTGGAAACTTTGGCGAAAATCAGAGCGTCGCCGCAGTGGAGCCGCTCAGGCCGCTCCTGTCCCAGGATACGCTCAAGGTGCTACAGACGCTCGGATTTAGTTATCGCGAGGCGATCGGCGAACCCCTGACGTCTGTTGTAAGGAGTTACATATCATCGCTCGAAAAGTCTTCGAGCAACCGAGGGCAGCGCACAAGAAAATGATGTTCAGAACATTTTCCGGTAGTTCTTTGACAAGAAGTGTCATCATCGCCGGCTCGTTTTTCAGAAGTCGCCCATAATGTGGTCAGCTTCTGACTTGCAGCTTACAAACGACAGTAGGTCGGTCAGCTAAGACAAACCTCACTCCAAGGCGCGCTCCAACCCTCACTGTTCCTTTTTACTGGGAATGAGGGTTGAAGGATATGGATCGTTGGGGGCGGCGCGGGACGACTAGTGTGCCGTAGGCCGGTGCACGCGGAGCTTTGCGCAAGCATGGGTTTCGGCTAGGAAAACGTGCTCGCAAGGAGGCTCCGCGCGGGTGTCCTACTGTGCCGCCGTCGACGTCCCGTCCGCTACCTCCCGCACCTTCTCGCGGCGGATCGCCGCCCACTGCCGGACCTATGACGCTCACCCCGGACAGCGGGCCGCCACCGCATGAGCCCAGACAGTGATGTCTGCAGCGCTGGTTCATCGAGGTCGCCCGCGTCGCCGGCCGGGCCCACGACATATGCGCCTGGCCGGCCACCTACTACCGATAGCCTGCACGAGGCCCTCCAAGTCGTCGCGGACCGGGCACCGACAACCACCTGTGGTATCTCGGGAAGCACAAGGTCTTCGACACCAACATCTAGTTCCTGACCGAACACACCGGCTTCCCGGTGTGGGCCTGGCCGGTCGAGCCCGGCTCGACCCACGACGTCACTCACCGTCAAGGTTCACGTGCTGCCCGCCCTGTACAAGGCCGCCTTCCAAGGGACTACCGACGCTGGTCGACAAGGGCTACGCCGGGGACGGCGTGGTCATCCCGGTCAAGGGCACCAGTTTCTGCCTCGAGGACGCCACCTACGACCATCTCCACACCGCCCCGCGGACCCCGACAGACAGAGCTAACGTCATGCTCAACTAGTTCAAGGCCCTGCAACGCGTCAGTCGCGGCCCATTCACCATCATCACCACCTCACTTGTCATCATCACCGTCAACAAAGAAGCCCGACAAAATGCTCAACAGATGAAATGTACATTCTTACCAATACTTCAATAGCCTCGAGCATATGGCACCCTGGTTCGACTTTACTTCACTAGTATTCTTTGTTCGCGAGTACACCGCAACCAAGAATAGCCTGGGAGAACTTCAGCAGGGGTCACCACAGTCCACGCCCGCTCCCCCGTCCTTACTTGACACGAAGTGATCATGGACGACCCGTCGCCCTACAACTACATTTTTACTTGATACACCCATCAGGCGACCACCCGCTCGTACACAGTCCCCTCGAGGTCACGCATCTGCCTCTCCACACCGACCGCCAGGGCGGGATCGTCCAGCCGCAGGCCAAGCTCGATGTTACGTTCCTCAGCGCTGTGAGAGAAGTTCGCGCTTCCCACCAGCAGGAAGCGGTGATCGACGCTGAGAAGCTTCGCGTGGCTGGTTACCGGACGCTCCCCCTCCTCCGGTGCCCGGGTGCGTAGGACGACAGCCTCGGGGAGTGCCCGTGCCATGTCCGCCGTGCTCAGGCGCGACCTGCGATGTCGGACAGCACCCGCGCCCTCGAACAGTCCGTCGGCGGCCTGCGTGTCAACATACAGCCGCACAGCCACGCCTGGGCGCCGCTGGCCGACCCTCACTAGCGCCTTCCACAGCACGGAGGTGGCCTGGAGGTTGAAGGTCGCGCAGACGACGGATGTCGTGGCACCACTGACCAGCGCAAAGACGTCACCGGTCAGGGTCCCCGAACCGAGCAGGCCCGCAGGCGCCGTCCACACGGGAGTCACCTTCCTCGTCCTGCTGGCTGCCCCGGCAACTGCCTCGAGCACGGCAGCGCTGTGCTCGCGCGCCTGCGGCCCGAGCCCGGCGGCCGTCATCAGGCTCCTGGCGCGCTGACGGCGTGCGGCCGGGACGACGATGAGTGCCTGGCTCAGGGTGGCGCCCGCAGTGAGGCGTGCCGCGATCCCCTCCGCCTCAGTGCCGGTGAGGAAGGCACCCAGTTCCCTCAACGGCTCAGCTACTCGTGGTGACATGCGCTGATCCCCGCCTCATGCGAGTCCCGTGCGAGCCCGGTGCGAACCCCGCACGATCCCCCTGCACGAACCTCTTTGGTCCCTCGTTCGCGTCTCACACACGTCGTACGTCCTCGAAGAAGGCCAGCTCAGCCGACCGCTGCGCCTTGCCGCCCACGCTGTGCTCCCCGGGCAGTGGGACGACGAACCGACGGTCGAGAAAACGGTTGGCTCGCTCGCAGGAGGTCTCCGAGACCATCGTGCAGCAGTGGCAGGCGGCGCCGTGGAGAAAGTCCTCAGGGTCCTGCGGCACGCGTCTGGCGCACACCGGGTCGGAGGAGCAGCGCATCATCCCCATGAGCGCGGCGCTGACAACCTCGGAGAGGCGCTCCGGCTCGGACAAGGACACGAGGCCGCCGAGAGTCCCGTCGGAGTCCGACGCAGTCGTCGTGAGCAGCACCCCTGCCGCCGCCGGCCGCGAGTCGGTCGCCGTCCAGGCATAGACCCGTTCAGAGATGGAGGCGGCACCGTACCCGGAGGACATGGCCATCTGCCGGATGAGCGCGTGGGCGAAGGTGTGGAGCAACCAGTAACGCGGCGGGACGAAACGCTCGTCGGGTTGGATCGCCCTGGCGGTCTCGGAGAAGCGCCGCTCGACGTTGCGGCGATGGGCCTGACGGTGGGCGAACCACAGCGGGCTAGCGAGCACCCTGCGTTCCCATGCTGCCACGGCCTCCTCGTCGAGCTGGAGGAAGATCCCTTCACCGAGGTCCTCGGTGGCAGGCACCCATGCCGGTCGACCGCCCCTCACGAGGGGAACGAGCCGGGCCACGGTGTCGTCGACCCGGTCGAAGTCGTCGATGCGGGTGAAACCAAGGATGGCGTTGACCTTGCGCAGCCGGTCGACGGCGAGGACCCGGCTGATCCCACGGGGCACCTGGCCCAGGGATCGGGGCGAGACGACGAGGCGGCTGTCGGGGTCCTCGTGGCGCTCGCCGAGCGGTTCCTCCTCGAGATAGTTCCATTCCGGGACGAGAAGGTCCACCGGGTCCCACTGCTCACGTCGGCGCAGACGCTCGTCCTCGGTCTCGGTCGGACGCGAGAGGAGCTCGAGGAGGTGGGTGAGCTCGGAGTCGGGGAGCCAAGCCAGTCTGGCAGCCTCGGCATCGCCCCGCTTGAGAAGCATGCGAACCAGGTCAAGGTTGTCACCCACCGTCTCGCGGTCCTCACCGAGCGTCCGCCGCAGGACCGCCACCTGGTCCCGCTCACGCGCAGCCGGATCCAGCCGGGGCATGTCGATAATCGACTGGGTGGCAGCGAACCAGAGGTTGGAGGCTCCGACGAGCATGACTCGCGGCTCGGCCTGGCAGCCCTCGGGGTCGAAGCCCCCCAGGTGCGGGTGGCGCCCGCGGCAGCGCGGCAGCCGACTGCGGCCCTCCTCCCCCTGGGCCTGGGCCATGGGCCGGGTGCTCCCACAGGCTCGGCAGGAGATGATGGCAGTGGCACCGCGCAGGGAGGTGTCACGCATCTCCAGCTCGGGATTGGGCGCCTTGGTGCAGTGCGCTCCCTCATGCACCCACCAGTCGTAGGGGAACTCGTCGAGGTGACCGATGGGGCAGGCCAGCAGGTAGCGGGCGGGCACGCACGGAGACCGGCGCATCCTCTGTTTCTGCCCCACCGATCCCGTGGAGCGTGAGCCGGATCGCCGCCGCACGCGCCCGGGGCAGTTGCGATGCTCGAAGACCGCCTGGTCGGGGCGGAAGGGGTGGGTGTTGGAGTATCCGTCGACGAAGCGACCGACCGGGGCGAGCAGGTCGCATCCGGTGCAGCGCAGCCACTGGGGAAAGACCCGTGCGGGCACCCCCAGGTCATCACCCTCGCGGCGCCGCCCTGGTCGAGTGGGCTGCCATGGAAAGCGCCGCAGCTCACCGACCTGGTGGCCGAGCATGAGCTGAACGGTCTCCAGGAGGCGCGGCGCGTGGACGGTGACGGGTGCGGAGTCCCGACGGCGCCAGATGTGCT contains:
- a CDS encoding cytochrome P450 family protein, coding for MKTTEETEPTMDPVVATLLANLAEISARNTTSAIIDKINTAKAKKRDEETIQILSEIVNALIQDREDLVTVAQGLKQQLVSQQISDDDIKHIVETVVPLIETIGNFGENQSVAAVEPLRPLLSQDTLKVLQTLGFSYREAIGEPLTSVVRSYISSLEKSSSNRGQRTRK
- the drmC gene encoding DISARM system phospholipase D-like protein DrmC; translated protein: MSPRVAEPLRELGAFLTGTEAEGIAARLTAGATLSQALIVVPAARRQRARSLMTAAGLGPQAREHSAAVLEAVAGAASRTRKVTPVWTAPAGLLGSGTLTGDVFALVSGATTSVVCATFNLQATSVLWKALVRVGQRRPGVAVRLYVDTQAADGLFEGAGAVRHRRSRLSTADMARALPEAVVLRTRAPEEGERPVTSHAKLLSVDHRFLLVGSANFSHSAEERNIELGLRLDDPALAVGVERQMRDLEGTVYERVVA
- the drmB gene encoding DUF1998 domain-containing protein, encoding MNQDDTSSTATSQGAEDRAADSVVSSEDLSVVDPLGDGDRLSADQAKKNYAKVGSARPTTLLYTYGPGAVIDLPHFTIMPAGLDDWEHIWRRRDSAPVTVHAPRLLETVQLMLGHQVGELRRFPWQPTRPGRRREGDDLGVPARVFPQWLRCTGCDLLAPVGRFVDGYSNTHPFRPDQAVFEHRNCPGRVRRRSGSRSTGSVGQKQRMRRSPCVPARYLLACPIGHLDEFPYDWWVHEGAHCTKAPNPELEMRDTSLRGATAIISCRACGSTRPMAQAQGEEGRSRLPRCRGRHPHLGGFDPEGCQAEPRVMLVGASNLWFAATQSIIDMPRLDPAARERDQVAVLRRTLGEDRETVGDNLDLVRMLLKRGDAEAARLAWLPDSELTHLLELLSRPTETEDERLRRREQWDPVDLLVPEWNYLEEEPLGERHEDPDSRLVVSPRSLGQVPRGISRVLAVDRLRKVNAILGFTRIDDFDRVDDTVARLVPLVRGGRPAWVPATEDLGEGIFLQLDEEAVAAWERRVLASPLWFAHRQAHRRNVERRFSETARAIQPDERFVPPRYWLLHTFAHALIRQMAMSSGYGAASISERVYAWTATDSRPAAAGVLLTTTASDSDGTLGGLVSLSEPERLSEVVSAALMGMMRCSSDPVCARRVPQDPEDFLHGAACHCCTMVSETSCERANRFLDRRFVVPLPGEHSVGGKAQRSAELAFFEDVRRV